From Tripterygium wilfordii isolate XIE 37 chromosome 13, ASM1340144v1, whole genome shotgun sequence, the proteins below share one genomic window:
- the LOC120013151 gene encoding uncharacterized protein LOC120013151 isoform X2, with translation MGVYSQSLRKLWKEWNVRTVVLISLTFQVVLVCFGSRRKYNRKLWVRIVVWCAYLAADSLATLALGAISSELLETYDSSGKVNPDVELHAFWAPFLLLHLGGPDTITAYALEDNELWLRHLLGLLFQTGVTVFVCVLAWTGSRLSVLAILMILVGFFKYGERTWVLWCSSSEQLENFWSFKVHRRLLDVNDVSLVEEAIVSQEGTTFLASLLIPFDMPRILNVGRGSFELDDVLEAPAEMISKLIEEELGFMYDLLYTKAMVVYTPCSLAMRLIGFFLTCTVLVLFSIGLTQKNSYSKVDLAITLVLLVGAITIDLYAAFALFSSNWITALLYMYGLTQRNSCYKIIVYCQKYLNKSPSWSNSISQFSLLRFCFGEKHVRFDCVLKHFPRVHGKLKRQKPITYTKVTDTLKEHIIRKVQQKHNEARSSEGDILQLLMQVNVDGALQENSCSEELNPYKGRQIWENIIVWHIATELCYYLEDAEAAANVQPKQREISLHISQYMLSLMVVHPSMLSLVNVAKDSSMLFFQIAVKKYEEMSKAISLPIRKSDDFRKVYKELRLHHQPTGNVADCFGSGGEYHIPAAVWLSLKLDEISDKEMSFYLFVGTQKWKMISDVWLEMLLHVALRSKGNDHAHQLRRGGELLTHVWLLTVYAEMEDHQ, from the exons ATGGGGGTTTATTCTCAATCGTTGAGGAAACTGTGGAAGGAGTGGAACGTGCGAACAGTTGTTTTAATAAGCCTTACATTTCAAGTAGTTCTGGTATGTTTTGGGAGTCGTAGAAAGTATAATCGTAAGCTATGGGTCAGAATTGTGGTTTGGTGTGCATACTTAGCAGCAGACTCTTTGGCAACTCTTGCTTTGGGTGCAATCTCAAGCGAACTGCTAGAAACTTATGACAGTTCTGGCAAAGTGAATCCGGATGTTGAGCTACATGCATTCTGGGCACCATTTCTGTTGCTGCACTTGGGTGGCCCTGATACCATTACTGCCTATGCTTTGGAAGACAATGAGTTGTGGTTGAGGCACCTTCTTGGACTGCTTTTCCAGACAGGAGTCACAGTTTTTGTCTGCGTCCTAGCATGGACAGGGTCTCGTCTTTCAGTTCTAGCCATTCTGATGATTTTGGTTGGATTTTTTAAGTATGGGGAAAGAACATGGGTACTTTGGTGTTCCAGTAGCGAGCAGCTGGAGAACTTCTGGTCATTCAAAGTACATAGGAGATTGCTTGATGTTAATGATGTTTCTCTTGTTGAGGAGGCTATAGTTTCTCAAGAAGGTACAACATTTTTGGCTTCCTTGTTGATTCCGTTTGACATGCCTAGAATATTAAATGTAGGACGTGGTAGTTTCGAATTGGACGACGTACTAGAAGCACCAGCTGAAATGATTAGCAAACTAATTGAAGAAGAACTTGGGTTCATGTACGATTTGCTTTACACCAAGGCGATGGTGGTGTATACTCCGTGCAGCTTAGCCATGCGGTTAATCGGTTTCTTTCTAACTTGCACAGTACTTGTTCTCTTCTCTATTGGATTAACTCAAAAGAATAGTTACTCCAAGGTTGATCTTGCAATAACTCTTGTACTGCTAGTTGGAGCTATTACAATAGATCTATATGCTGCATTTGCGCTATTCTCCTCGAATTGGATTACAGCTTTATTGTATATGTATGGACTGACCCAGAGGAACTCTTGCTACAAAATCATTGTTTATTGCCAAAAGTACTTGAACAAAAGTCCATCGTGGTCTAACTCAATTTCTCAATTCAGTCTGTTACGCTTCTGCTTTGGAGAAAAGCATGTCAGATTTGATTGTGTCCTGAAGCACTTCCCTAGAGTTCATGGGAAACTGAAGAGACAAAAGCCTATAACTTACACAAAAGTTACTGATACTTTGAAGGAACATATTATCCGTAAAGTGCAGCAGAAACATAACGAAGCTCGATCTTCTGAAGGTGACATATTGCAACTATTAATGCAAGTAAATGTAGACGGTGCACTACAGGAGAACAGTTGTAGTGAAGAACTCAATCCATACAAAGGGAGACAGATCTGGGAGAATATCATTGTCTGGCACATTGCTACTGAACTTTGCTACTACTTGGAAGATGCAGAAGCAGCAGCAAACGTTCAACCAAAGCAGCGTGAAATCAGTCTTCACATTTCGCAATATATGTTGTCTCTAATGGTCGTACATCCCTCCATGTTGTCCTTAGTAAATGTGGCTAAGGATTCATCAATGTTATTTTTTCAGATAGCCGTcaaaaaatatgaagaaatgTCTAAAGCCATTTCACTACCGATTAGAAAATCAGACGATTTCCGTAAAGTTTACAAAGAATTGCGATTACACCACCAACCTACAGGAAATGTCGCTGATTGCTTTGGAAGTGGAGGAGAATATCATATTCCTGCAGCGGTTTGGCTTTCATTAAAATTGGACGAGATTTCAGACAAGGAAATG TCGTTTTATTTATTTGTGGGTACACAGAAATGGAAGATGATCAGTGATGTTTGGCTGGAAATGCTCCTCCACGTTGCATTACGATCGAAAGGAAATGATCATGCACACCAATTGAGACGAGGTGGAGAGCTTCTTACCCATGTTTGGCTTCTCACGGTATATGCGG
- the LOC120013151 gene encoding uncharacterized protein LOC120013151 isoform X1, with the protein MGVYSQSLRKLWKEWNVRTVVLISLTFQVVLVCFGSRRKYNRKLWVRIVVWCAYLAADSLATLALGAISSELLETYDSSGKVNPDVELHAFWAPFLLLHLGGPDTITAYALEDNELWLRHLLGLLFQTGVTVFVCVLAWTGSRLSVLAILMILVGFFKYGERTWVLWCSSSEQLENFWSFKVHRRLLDVNDVSLVEEAIVSQEGTTFLASLLIPFDMPRILNVGRGSFELDDVLEAPAEMISKLIEEELGFMYDLLYTKAMVVYTPCSLAMRLIGFFLTCTVLVLFSIGLTQKNSYSKVDLAITLVLLVGAITIDLYAAFALFSSNWITALLYMYGLTQRNSCYKIIVYCQKYLNKSPSWSNSISQFSLLRFCFGEKHVRFDCVLKHFPRVHGKLKRQKPITYTKVTDTLKEHIIRKVQQKHNEARSSEGDILQLLMQVNVDGALQENSCSEELNPYKGRQIWENIIVWHIATELCYYLEDAEAAANVQPKQREISLHISQYMLSLMVVHPSMLSLVNVAKDSSMLFFQIAVKKYEEMSKAISLPIRKSDDFRKVYKELRLHHQPTGNVADCFGSGGEYHIPAAVWLSLKLDEISDKEMSFYLFVGTQKWKMISDVWLEMLLHVALRSKGNDHAHQLRRGGELLTHVWLLTVYADCGPSMFWLIRM; encoded by the exons ATGGGGGTTTATTCTCAATCGTTGAGGAAACTGTGGAAGGAGTGGAACGTGCGAACAGTTGTTTTAATAAGCCTTACATTTCAAGTAGTTCTGGTATGTTTTGGGAGTCGTAGAAAGTATAATCGTAAGCTATGGGTCAGAATTGTGGTTTGGTGTGCATACTTAGCAGCAGACTCTTTGGCAACTCTTGCTTTGGGTGCAATCTCAAGCGAACTGCTAGAAACTTATGACAGTTCTGGCAAAGTGAATCCGGATGTTGAGCTACATGCATTCTGGGCACCATTTCTGTTGCTGCACTTGGGTGGCCCTGATACCATTACTGCCTATGCTTTGGAAGACAATGAGTTGTGGTTGAGGCACCTTCTTGGACTGCTTTTCCAGACAGGAGTCACAGTTTTTGTCTGCGTCCTAGCATGGACAGGGTCTCGTCTTTCAGTTCTAGCCATTCTGATGATTTTGGTTGGATTTTTTAAGTATGGGGAAAGAACATGGGTACTTTGGTGTTCCAGTAGCGAGCAGCTGGAGAACTTCTGGTCATTCAAAGTACATAGGAGATTGCTTGATGTTAATGATGTTTCTCTTGTTGAGGAGGCTATAGTTTCTCAAGAAGGTACAACATTTTTGGCTTCCTTGTTGATTCCGTTTGACATGCCTAGAATATTAAATGTAGGACGTGGTAGTTTCGAATTGGACGACGTACTAGAAGCACCAGCTGAAATGATTAGCAAACTAATTGAAGAAGAACTTGGGTTCATGTACGATTTGCTTTACACCAAGGCGATGGTGGTGTATACTCCGTGCAGCTTAGCCATGCGGTTAATCGGTTTCTTTCTAACTTGCACAGTACTTGTTCTCTTCTCTATTGGATTAACTCAAAAGAATAGTTACTCCAAGGTTGATCTTGCAATAACTCTTGTACTGCTAGTTGGAGCTATTACAATAGATCTATATGCTGCATTTGCGCTATTCTCCTCGAATTGGATTACAGCTTTATTGTATATGTATGGACTGACCCAGAGGAACTCTTGCTACAAAATCATTGTTTATTGCCAAAAGTACTTGAACAAAAGTCCATCGTGGTCTAACTCAATTTCTCAATTCAGTCTGTTACGCTTCTGCTTTGGAGAAAAGCATGTCAGATTTGATTGTGTCCTGAAGCACTTCCCTAGAGTTCATGGGAAACTGAAGAGACAAAAGCCTATAACTTACACAAAAGTTACTGATACTTTGAAGGAACATATTATCCGTAAAGTGCAGCAGAAACATAACGAAGCTCGATCTTCTGAAGGTGACATATTGCAACTATTAATGCAAGTAAATGTAGACGGTGCACTACAGGAGAACAGTTGTAGTGAAGAACTCAATCCATACAAAGGGAGACAGATCTGGGAGAATATCATTGTCTGGCACATTGCTACTGAACTTTGCTACTACTTGGAAGATGCAGAAGCAGCAGCAAACGTTCAACCAAAGCAGCGTGAAATCAGTCTTCACATTTCGCAATATATGTTGTCTCTAATGGTCGTACATCCCTCCATGTTGTCCTTAGTAAATGTGGCTAAGGATTCATCAATGTTATTTTTTCAGATAGCCGTcaaaaaatatgaagaaatgTCTAAAGCCATTTCACTACCGATTAGAAAATCAGACGATTTCCGTAAAGTTTACAAAGAATTGCGATTACACCACCAACCTACAGGAAATGTCGCTGATTGCTTTGGAAGTGGAGGAGAATATCATATTCCTGCAGCGGTTTGGCTTTCATTAAAATTGGACGAGATTTCAGACAAGGAAATG TCGTTTTATTTATTTGTGGGTACACAGAAATGGAAGATGATCAGTGATGTTTGGCTGGAAATGCTCCTCCACGTTGCATTACGATCGAAAGGAAATGATCATGCACACCAATTGAGACGAGGTGGAGAGCTTCTTACCCATGTTTGGCTTCTCACGGTATATGCGG ATTGTGGTCCATCCATGTTTTGGCTCATCAGAATGTAG
- the LOC120013151 gene encoding uncharacterized protein LOC120013151 isoform X3 codes for MGVYSQSLRKLWKEWNVRTVVLISLTFQVVLVCFGSRRKYNRKLWVRIVVWCAYLAADSLATLALGAISSELLETYDSSGKVNPDVELHAFWAPFLLLHLGGPDTITAYALEDNELWLRHLLGLLFQTGVTVFVCVLAWTGSRLSVLAILMILVGFFKYGERTWVLWCSSSEQLENFWSFKVHRRLLDVNDVSLVEEAIVSQEGTTFLASLLIPFDMPRILNVGRGSFELDDVLEAPAEMISKLIEEELGFMYDLLYTKAMVVYTPCSLAMRLIGFFLTCTVLVLFSIGLTQKNSYSKVDLAITLVLLVGAITIDLYAAFALFSSNWITALLYMYGLTQRNSCYKIIVYCQKYLNKSPSWSNSISQFSLLRFCFGEKHVRFDCVLKHFPRVHGKLKRQKPITYTKVTDTLKEHIIRKVQQKHNEARSSEGDILQLLMQVNVDGALQENSCSEELNPYKGRQIWENIIVWHIATELCYYLEDAEAAANVQPKQREISLHISQYMLSLMVVHPSMLSLVNVAKDSSMLFFQIAVKKYEEMSKAISLPIRKSDDFRKVYKELRLHHQPTGNVADCFGSGGEYHIPAAVWLSLKLDEISDKEMKWKMISDVWLEMLLHVALRSKGNDHAHQLRRGGELLTHVWLLTVYADCGPSMFWLIRM; via the exons ATGGGGGTTTATTCTCAATCGTTGAGGAAACTGTGGAAGGAGTGGAACGTGCGAACAGTTGTTTTAATAAGCCTTACATTTCAAGTAGTTCTGGTATGTTTTGGGAGTCGTAGAAAGTATAATCGTAAGCTATGGGTCAGAATTGTGGTTTGGTGTGCATACTTAGCAGCAGACTCTTTGGCAACTCTTGCTTTGGGTGCAATCTCAAGCGAACTGCTAGAAACTTATGACAGTTCTGGCAAAGTGAATCCGGATGTTGAGCTACATGCATTCTGGGCACCATTTCTGTTGCTGCACTTGGGTGGCCCTGATACCATTACTGCCTATGCTTTGGAAGACAATGAGTTGTGGTTGAGGCACCTTCTTGGACTGCTTTTCCAGACAGGAGTCACAGTTTTTGTCTGCGTCCTAGCATGGACAGGGTCTCGTCTTTCAGTTCTAGCCATTCTGATGATTTTGGTTGGATTTTTTAAGTATGGGGAAAGAACATGGGTACTTTGGTGTTCCAGTAGCGAGCAGCTGGAGAACTTCTGGTCATTCAAAGTACATAGGAGATTGCTTGATGTTAATGATGTTTCTCTTGTTGAGGAGGCTATAGTTTCTCAAGAAGGTACAACATTTTTGGCTTCCTTGTTGATTCCGTTTGACATGCCTAGAATATTAAATGTAGGACGTGGTAGTTTCGAATTGGACGACGTACTAGAAGCACCAGCTGAAATGATTAGCAAACTAATTGAAGAAGAACTTGGGTTCATGTACGATTTGCTTTACACCAAGGCGATGGTGGTGTATACTCCGTGCAGCTTAGCCATGCGGTTAATCGGTTTCTTTCTAACTTGCACAGTACTTGTTCTCTTCTCTATTGGATTAACTCAAAAGAATAGTTACTCCAAGGTTGATCTTGCAATAACTCTTGTACTGCTAGTTGGAGCTATTACAATAGATCTATATGCTGCATTTGCGCTATTCTCCTCGAATTGGATTACAGCTTTATTGTATATGTATGGACTGACCCAGAGGAACTCTTGCTACAAAATCATTGTTTATTGCCAAAAGTACTTGAACAAAAGTCCATCGTGGTCTAACTCAATTTCTCAATTCAGTCTGTTACGCTTCTGCTTTGGAGAAAAGCATGTCAGATTTGATTGTGTCCTGAAGCACTTCCCTAGAGTTCATGGGAAACTGAAGAGACAAAAGCCTATAACTTACACAAAAGTTACTGATACTTTGAAGGAACATATTATCCGTAAAGTGCAGCAGAAACATAACGAAGCTCGATCTTCTGAAGGTGACATATTGCAACTATTAATGCAAGTAAATGTAGACGGTGCACTACAGGAGAACAGTTGTAGTGAAGAACTCAATCCATACAAAGGGAGACAGATCTGGGAGAATATCATTGTCTGGCACATTGCTACTGAACTTTGCTACTACTTGGAAGATGCAGAAGCAGCAGCAAACGTTCAACCAAAGCAGCGTGAAATCAGTCTTCACATTTCGCAATATATGTTGTCTCTAATGGTCGTACATCCCTCCATGTTGTCCTTAGTAAATGTGGCTAAGGATTCATCAATGTTATTTTTTCAGATAGCCGTcaaaaaatatgaagaaatgTCTAAAGCCATTTCACTACCGATTAGAAAATCAGACGATTTCCGTAAAGTTTACAAAGAATTGCGATTACACCACCAACCTACAGGAAATGTCGCTGATTGCTTTGGAAGTGGAGGAGAATATCATATTCCTGCAGCGGTTTGGCTTTCATTAAAATTGGACGAGATTTCAGACAAGGAAATG AAATGGAAGATGATCAGTGATGTTTGGCTGGAAATGCTCCTCCACGTTGCATTACGATCGAAAGGAAATGATCATGCACACCAATTGAGACGAGGTGGAGAGCTTCTTACCCATGTTTGGCTTCTCACGGTATATGCGG ATTGTGGTCCATCCATGTTTTGGCTCATCAGAATGTAG